The nucleotide sequence CACGAGGATGGTGGTGCCGTCGGGGTTGGCCCCCTTCACCGCCTTGATGCCGATCAGCCCGTCGCCGCCGGTGCGGTTTTCAACGATGACATTGCGATCGAGCAAAGGACTGATGTGCTGTGCCAGCAAGCGGCACAGCGCATCCCCGCCGCCGCCGGCCGCGAACGGAAAGATGATTTTGGTCAGCGGCCCCGATTGTGCGAACGCCTGGCCCGTCAATGCGGCCAACGAACATGCGGCGCTTCCGGCCAGAAAATCTCGGCGTTTCATCTCATTCCTCCGAACACTCTATAACTATTGATCGCCCACAGCGCCGAGGCGCCCCCGCGTCAGGCCCGCACCGTCTCGACCACGGTCATAATTCCGATCGCGACGGTGGCAAGCCCCACGGCCCCCTGCAGCCCGCGATTGGCCCAGGTGAGCGAGCGGGCGGAGACCGCAAGCGGCACCGCAATCGCCGTCGACAGCGCGCCCATGCCGATCATCGAGCCGACGCCGAACAGTGCGACATATCCGAGTCCGACCGCAGGACTGGAAGCCTGCGAAACCGCCAGCACCAGCAGCGCGGCCGAGCCCGCCATGCCGTGCATCAGGCCGACCAGCAGGGTACGCCAGCGAAAGCCATGGTCATGGGCATGCGCGGTGCGGGCATGCGGCGCGGTTTCGCCGGCATGGCTGTGGGCATGGAAATGCACCGTGCCGTCGCCATGGCCGTGTTGGTGAAAATGCACGCGGTCGCGCCACAGCCGCCACAGCACATGGGCGCCGAGGCCGACCAGCATGACACCGACGGCAGTCTCGATCGGCCGGGCGACGGTTTCAGGGATCGCGCGGCCGAGCAGGATGGCACAGCCTGCAAAGACGAACAGCGTCAGCGTGTGGCCGAGCCCCCAGGTCAGCCCGTGCTTGACGATATCGGCGACATGGCTGCGGCGCGCGGCGATGCTGGAGACGGCGGCGATGTGATCGGCCTCGAGCGCATGCTGCATGCCCAGCAAAAAGCCCAGCCCAAGAATTCCGAACATACGCCCCCTACCCGTTGTATCAGTTGAAGTTCAGCTCAAAGCTGAACTTCTGATTTTGATTTTGACGCGTTTTCTTCACGCGAACCGGTGCCCACCCGCGGATCAAGTCCGAGGGCATGCTTCGCTTGAAAAGGCTATGAAATACCAGTTGGAAGCCTTTGTCAGGTCAAGACTTCATCGAACAGGCTTTTCATCGACGCCCAGGAGCGGCGGTCGGCCTGCTCGTTGTACAGCGCGGCGCGCATCATCGAGCCGTCGGCGGCCGGGTTGGTGAAACCATGCAGCGTGTTGCCGTAGGCGATGATCTGCCAATCCTTCACGCCGCCGGTGCGCATCTCGTTCTCGAAATCCGCAACCTGTTCCGGCGGCGCCAGGGGATCGTCCACCCCGGTGCAGACCAGCACGCTGGCCTTCACCCGGCCGGCTTGCGCCGGCATTTTAGTCGCCAGCACGCCGTGGAAACTGACCACCGCCTTCAGCTCGGCGCCATCGCGCGCCAGTTCGAGCACCACCGATCCGCCGAAGCAGAACCCGATCGCCGCCAGCCTGCCAGCGTCGACCTGCGGCAGCGCGGCGAGCGTTTCGAGCGCGGCGCGGCCCCGGGCGCGCAGCTTGTCCGGCTGGGTGCGAAGCCCGGCGACCAGCGTCGCGACTTCCTGCACGCTGGTCGCCTGCCGGCGGTCACCGAACATGTCGGCGGCGAACGCGACATAGCCGAGACCGGCGAGCCGGCGCGCGCGCTCCATCGCGAATTCGCCAAGCCCGAGCCCTTCGTGAAATATGGCGACGCCCGGCCGCGGCCCGTCAGCGTTCTCGTCAAGCGCCAGATAACCGCGCAAACTGGTTTCACCGCAGCGGTAATCGACGTCGCGCACCTGCATGAAATTCCGTGACCCTTCAAATGATAGGCACCCGGAACTTCACACCGGTTGGAGGCTTGCACAACCCTCGAATCGGAACATCCGATAACGCCCTTCGATTGGGCTCTGACCTGACTTCGGAGCAAATGTCCGGCTTTTTCATGCCGGGGCGGGTATCGGGGTTCTGGCCCTTTGCGGCCAAGTCTGGTATTCGAGCCGCCGAAGATCGGGACCAATGCGGGATATTTTCACCACTCACCGATCATTCGAATTCGCCGGTTTAGCTCAGCGGTAGAGCAGCGGTTTTGTAAACCGAAGGTCGGGAGTTCAATCCTCTCAACCGGCACCAGCCTTTTGGAAAATCAATGACTTGCGGGGTCCCTGAAGCCTTCTGACGCCCTTTCCCCCGCGTAGTCTTGAACTTTTTTCACTACCTCCGGCTGATCCTGCAGGTTGACGTGGTCATCGAAGTCGGCATTCCAATCCATCAGGCCAAACCGGTGTGACTTGCTGCACAGACCATCGTGCGCCTTCGATCTACTTCAGATGCCGCAGTGGTTCGTAGCGAACCACCAGAAAAAGGGACGCACATCATGCGCTATTGTGTCGTGGTCGCTCTCGCAGCGATCACTCTCACCAACGTCCTCACTTCGTCAGAAGCCGCAACCCAAATGCGCCACCATCGCCATTCCTCGGGTAACGTTCAGGTCAATGCAGTTAACCGTCCTGGCAAAGCAACCACTGACAAAAAAACAAAACTTCGTGACGCCTTGGGACGACCAAATTGGTCGAACGCTAAGAGATAGCGGCCGTAGACCAAGACATGGCGCCGACCGGGTCGCAACCGTTAGGGCGGTTTGCGGCCTTCGTCGTTTCGGAGTGCATGAGGTTACGCCGGCTCCGTCTGCGACGTGGACTGACGAAGGCCTTCGGCGGATACGCCGACGCGCGACATGAGGCTGCAAGCCCTCGCACGCATGTATGGGGATCGGATTTATCTGATCAAGTGGCAGTATCTTGCTGCTCGGTTTTGTAAACCGAAGGTCGGGAGTTCAATCCGGCACCATCTCAAAAGGGCGTCAATCGGATCAAAACCGTTCGCGTAACCGCCGTTCCTCCCGGAATTTCAGCCGGTCGAGAGCGGGCAATCGCCCGCGGAACCCAGCCGAGACCTATTCAGGCCTCCATCATCGCTGGGAATTCCACGGGACGTTGTTGGGGAAGCACCATCTCTGCCGATTCCGCCAGGCCCGGGCTCGAATAGCGATCGAGCGACGCTTTCGGTTTGCAGATCCGCTTTACCCGTAGCTGCAATCCGAACGCCCCGAGAATCGTCAGGACAGTCGTAAATTCGGGCGAACGATCGCCCATGAACGAGCGGTAGAGACGCGTGCGGCCAATCTGGATCCGTCGCGCGAACTCAGCAACATTCTCCTGGGCTCGGATGATCTCACCAAAGGCCGAGCAAATGGCACGGAGATCGGCCGTTTCAAGGGCAGGATTCAACAGCCCGGCGACTCCCGCCGGAGTGCTGTAACGCAAATGACCATGCACCGGATGTTGAGAACGGCATCTTTCCAGCGCGGATCTTGGCGATTGCTCTGCAACCAGCCTCATGCGGAGTGCCGCTATCACCTTTGTCACCGTAGAAAGCCGCGGCCCCCTCTCCGATGCAAAGGCCCCGTATAGATGCGCTCGCTCTATTCCAGATGCGATAGAGATTGCGGTGACACTCTGGGCTCGGACGGCTTCGCCGAGCGCCAGGCAAACCTGACGGCTATCGGTGGTTTGAAACGCCTGATTCAAGAATTTTTCAAGCTGAGCCGTGGTGGCGTATTGAGAGCGATGCGCCGTCTTGGCCATCTGGTGCGATCCGATTCCTCGCTCACGGGCGCGCGCGATCAGAAGTAGCCATCAACAGACCGAAAAACCCCTGGCCGGGCATGGCCAGAGGTTTCGGAGGTATTTCTGAAGATGCTGGTGCGCTTCTCCATGAGAGGCCGCCAACCGATTTGGCGGCTACGCCCTGGAATAATACATGAGTTACTCAAGTTATTACAACATATATTTTAATTACATACATCAACGGATCCGCCGTCGGAGAGGCTTTGCTCAGCCTTCGATGATGTGCGGGGGCGACAAGACTTCACTGAAGTCTCGTCGCTCGATGCAGGGGTCCAACGGCGCGACGGAGATCCCGCGAACACTCTGATGACGGGACGCACTTCCGAGTCGTTGAGCGCTTCAGCAAGCTTGCGCGCCACTTGTTCGCCCGCAGATGTCTTCTCAGGAATGTTTCGAGTATTTGGCTGAAGTTCGAGAGCGGTGTGCCGGCGTGGAGCGCTCCAAAAAAAGAAACCCCGGCAGTAGGACTGCCGGGGGTCATTGCGATAGTTCAGTTCAGGATCAGAAGTTGCGCTGAACGCGGACGTTCAAGCTGACCGCGTCCTGGTCCCTGAACTCGTACCGAGTAATCGGCTTCGGAGCCACCACGCCCACCGGGTTATTAATGGTGCCGGCCATCCTCTGGTCGAGGTGGAACCACATGGCTTCCGCCGAGAACGTCAGGTTTGCAACGGGGGTCCAACGGGTGACCAAACCGAGCTGCGAGACGTTGAAGTCGGGGTTGCAGCTGAAGTCTGCGCTTGGCGCCGTCTTGTTAGCGACGTAGTTGGCACACCACTGCCCCTTCGCCGTGGTGAGGTCGAGGGCGTTGCCGCCGTATCGAACCGCTGACCAGGAACCGAACAGGCTGGTCGACCAGTAGGGATCCCAGTTGTGGTTGAATGCGCCACGAATACCAAACGCATCAACCAGCTTGATGTCGCCGGTGCCGCCAAACGCAACGGGCAGGAAGACACCGTCGGCAGCCTGGCCGAAGCCGATGCTCTGGTAAGCGTCCGCACGGGTCGAGCCGCCAAACATCGCGAAGCCGGGCGCGCCGGACAGACCGAAGCCAGGTCCGGTGTTGAGCACGTTCTTCGTGTTGCCCTTGGCGTAGGAGACATCAAACTTGATGTCGTCGCCGGCGCCGGTCGGGATATTCTTGATCTGCAACGCAGCCATCACCGAACCGCCCCACTTGGCATCGGGGTGGCCGAAGGTTTCCGAGTTGTTGTTCGCAGCGCCGGCGGTCAGGAAGTTGTAGGAACCAGTGACTTCATGCGCGGCGGCCGAAATCTGGAACAGACCCCAGGCCTGGTCGACGCGGATGTTGCCGACGATGTCCGGAGAACGCGCACCGCTGTAGGCGTTCGAACCCGCCGTGATGAGGGTGGCCGGATTGTTCGTAGTGCCAGCGCCCACAAAACCCAAGTTCAGTAGCTGAGTGCGGCCGTAGTACGGGTCGTCCAGACCGATGGTGCCGGACACGCCGTTGCCGAACTGCGCGGTGTACTGGATGTTGTTCGTGCCGACGACGTCGTCATGGCCGCCAAGCAAGTACGAGGAGTTGTTGCCCGGATAACCCTGCCAAGGCGTCGCATAGGCCGAAGCGGACTTACCGAAGGTGAACCCGGCGAACTGGATGAACACCAAGTCCACGCCAAGCGTTTGCGTGCCAGCCGCAGCCGGACCTTCTCCGGTGGACGAGTTCAAATTGAAGTTGGCCTGACCGAAGGTACGAACGACGCCATATGCGGTGGCGGTGCGCGTATCTATGCTGAGCGCCAAACGCGAACGGGCAGCATAGTAATCGCGCAAGCGATTCTGC is from Bradyrhizobium sp. AZCC 2176 and encodes:
- a CDS encoding addiction module antidote protein, with the protein product MAKTAHRSQYATTAQLEKFLNQAFQTTDSRQVCLALGEAVRAQSVTAISIASGIERAHLYGAFASERGPRLSTVTKVIAALRMRLVAEQSPRSALERCRSQHPVHGHLRYSTPAGVAGLLNPALETADLRAICSAFGEIIRAQENVAEFARRIQIGRTRLYRSFMGDRSPEFTTVLTILGAFGLQLRVKRICKPKASLDRYSSPGLAESAEMVLPQQRPVEFPAMMEA
- a CDS encoding HoxN/HupN/NixA family nickel/cobalt transporter — protein: MFGILGLGFLLGMQHALEADHIAAVSSIAARRSHVADIVKHGLTWGLGHTLTLFVFAGCAILLGRAIPETVARPIETAVGVMLVGLGAHVLWRLWRDRVHFHQHGHGDGTVHFHAHSHAGETAPHARTAHAHDHGFRWRTLLVGLMHGMAGSAALLVLAVSQASSPAVGLGYVALFGVGSMIGMGALSTAIAVPLAVSARSLTWANRGLQGAVGLATVAIGIMTVVETVRA
- a CDS encoding dienelactone hydrolase family protein, giving the protein MQVRDVDYRCGETSLRGYLALDENADGPRPGVAIFHEGLGLGEFAMERARRLAGLGYVAFAADMFGDRRQATSVQEVATLVAGLRTQPDKLRARGRAALETLAALPQVDAGRLAAIGFCFGGSVVLELARDGAELKAVVSFHGVLATKMPAQAGRVKASVLVCTGVDDPLAPPEQVADFENEMRTGGVKDWQIIAYGNTLHGFTNPAADGSMMRAALYNEQADRRSWASMKSLFDEVLT
- a CDS encoding porin, with translation MSMIKSLILGSAAGLIAVSGAQAADLPVKAKAVEYVKICSLYGAGFYYIPGTDTCMKIGGYLRVDTTFNGGIFDQPAWNGNLGQQNRLRDYYAARSRLALSIDTRTATAYGVVRTFGQANFNLNSSTGEGPAAAGTQTLGVDLVFIQFAGFTFGKSASAYATPWQGYPGNNSSYLLGGHDDVVGTNNIQYTAQFGNGVSGTIGLDDPYYGRTQLLNLGFVGAGTTNNPATLITAGSNAYSGARSPDIVGNIRVDQAWGLFQISAAAHEVTGSYNFLTAGAANNNSETFGHPDAKWGGSVMAALQIKNIPTGAGDDIKFDVSYAKGNTKNVLNTGPGFGLSGAPGFAMFGGSTRADAYQSIGFGQAADGVFLPVAFGGTGDIKLVDAFGIRGAFNHNWDPYWSTSLFGSWSAVRYGGNALDLTTAKGQWCANYVANKTAPSADFSCNPDFNVSQLGLVTRWTPVANLTFSAEAMWFHLDQRMAGTINNPVGVVAPKPITRYEFRDQDAVSLNVRVQRNF